The nucleotide sequence ATAATCGTAACCTTGTTCTTTACCGTAATCTTTAATGAATTTTTTCATTCTTGAAACCATTGAATCACGTTCAACAGCACTTTCTTCCTGAAACTTTTTCATATAGTTTTGTTCTTTTTCTGCTAACGTTTGCTGGCGGCGTTCTAATTCTGCCTGGCGTTTTTGTGCCCATTCCATTCCTTTAGACTGTGCATTTTTTTGCAGATCCATTACATCATTCTGAAATCTCCTTGCATCGCTGTCCAATTCATTTTTCATTTTATCGGACATTGTTTTAAACTTTGCTTCAAAATCTTTGAATTCCTGATATTCTTTCATTAATTCTTCGGTATCTATATAAGCTGTTTTAAAACCTGTTGCAGTAGAAGTAGTTTTTCCGGTATTAGCATTTGTCGCTGTTTCTTTATTACAAGCAATAACACTTAATGCTACAACAGCCAACATCATTATTTTTTTCATATTATTTTTTATTTAATATTAATGTTATATGGAATCGCTTTTACTAATTGGTATTTGCTAAAGCAAAATTTATTTTTTGCGATTTCATGAGATGTATTTTTATTTAAAATTTCAACAAAAATATTTAAAATTATCTAATTTAATCAATTATAAGAAATTTATATGCTTTTTGATTTTTTTATAGAATGTTTTTATATAAACGATAGTCTAAATTTTCGATCTAAGCCACTTTTACAAAATTTGAATACAAAGACACATTTTAGATAAACATCATTTAAAATAGCCTATTTAAAATTATTTTTTTAGAATATAAATATGCGAAGAATACTCTTTTGAGAAAATTCCTTTGATATTTGAAACTAATCCGATATAAAATGCCTTTAAAATATTTTTTGATCCTGTTTTATATTCTTCTGATAAAAGCGAAACATAAAAGCTATCAAAATACATAGGTTTTATATGTATCAATTTAAATTGATGTTCTTTAGCTAGCTTTTTGATTGATTGTTTACTAAAATGCCAAAGATGTCGAGGTACGTCCCAAGCTGCCCAATGATGTTTGTAATGATAAGCATCAAACGATTTAAAATTAGGCACAGCAATTATTAAAGTTCCATTTTCATTTAAA is from Flavobacterium dauae and encodes:
- a CDS encoding OmpH family outer membrane protein, whose protein sequence is MKKIMMLAVVALSVIACNKETATNANTGKTTSTATGFKTAYIDTEELMKEYQEFKDFEAKFKTMSDKMKNELDSDARRFQNDVMDLQKNAQSKGMEWAQKRQAELERRQQTLAEKEQNYMKKFQEESAVERDSMVSRMKKFIKDYGKEQGYDYIYGTGDAASVLYGKEEYNLTKEILALLHKQYEEKTSKKVEVKEEAKKEEVKKK